The Brachyhypopomus gauderio isolate BG-103 chromosome 12, BGAUD_0.2, whole genome shotgun sequence genome window below encodes:
- the camsap2a gene encoding calmodulin-regulated spectrin-associated protein 2a isoform X1 yields the protein MGDLTESKNWKKTFIVPAIKSFEHYEFNRAKIRASLTWLVAKAFGTESVPGDLKDPFYTDQYEQEHLKPPVGALLLSAELYSRAGSLILKSDAAKPLLGHDAIIQALAQKGLYVTDQERLVTERDLCKRPIQMSAHLAMIDTLMMAYTVETVSVEKVVMCMKQYSMDYADGDVPYDTEDAVTSWMNKVNEYLKEIIMQEQSRKEAQNEEPVESPKSPTKWYMKLVPARYRKEQLLPKAVPWIPSVDNLLKDSTDGSGLAALLHFYCPDLVKLEDICLKETMSLADSLYNLQLIQDFCRKHLNRCCHFSLEDMLYASSSIKNNYLVFMAELFWWFEVVKPPFVQPQVLVTEAPAPSIKTVPSVPISKVTKRSFMERPPSPDRPSLPLRPQPRTLNSGEIKRSTSMSFVDSFIGTWPKEKRSASQGVSFDIPFDKEDAGQTPAPPSRGMTRSVSTEGFGFKVPNMAKGMKRNLSFQPVNGQSVGIEEEGCPDSLAEADRVNGVAAHNMEEALEIIHNSEKKQQNPVAQAQSEGFFLHLQTKGELSAKTQIEEEELDSVSETKEAWSTSTTEVDTGIHVRTEDIQETLDEDSSLRDCTISMDLDMDQDSETRVCHSQSSTSPCPSSISTRSPTAFPPTPTSGIKMTSFAEQKFRKLHPSVETKGSSSQGTTPDSSDFNLPHSVSWAPSPETRPVHQPPKDPAQAMAAEMAQLRMRLEEKRRAIEAQKKKVEAAFTRHRQKMGRSAFLTVVRKKSDGAPPAQEDAKAAPDTPQATKSPGKSPVKSPGEEGASEADLLEYTRSIEKLNASLSFLQTEMQRLAQQQEFIMQMRQQQTWSASPHHPSPQKQVWELRGSGARSSGSPSPADSPRAVHRSPTNLKRKSASFHSKTPRTPRPSELKIAPFSRVLTVPQSVDSIPRLRRFSPSQPISSSFAYLGNDTKPAGTTSAEKDSVQASEVLCTEGATDVTSPTKNPSPADAEVVAGSGARQAEELKDAQNKVEGDGEKKERKKTETEIKPTVESSVSEVLSQAVKETVIVTPTEKPVDLVVQSNRNLIEVPLSVLQPLDGPELEENGERLGAGDNPEDDQKMCCGFFFKDDMKGEDGMALKRRALLEKRLRRERENQQRKQQLEAEQEQKKEDARLKAEEDRQKKEEEKARKEFIKQEYLRRKQLKLMEDMDALVKARPAGAKSRKPRPKSIHRDVLEPPRGPIKATAGSRPRVFSVSSLSLASLSLGESDSVSSEKRTPRSNSLASGSLSYSLSSPRVRRKRRPDSADGFLSPTRSGSHNGEKDWENGSTTSSVTSNTEYTGPKLYKEPSAKSNKHIIQNALAYCCLAGKVNEAQKNKILEEMEKSEANNFLILFRDSGCQFRALYTYCPDTEQMNKLAGIGPKTISYKMIDGLYKYNSDRKLFSQIPAKTMSASVDAITIHSHLWQTKKPGTPKKVAPPKS from the exons AGTGCCCACCTGGCCATGATTGACACACTGATGATGGCCTACACTGTGGAGACGGTGAGCGTGGAGAAGGTGGTGATGTGTATGAAGCAGTATTCTATGGACTACGCCGATGGAGACGTACCGTATGACACAGAGGATGCAGTCACAAGCTGGATGAATAAG GTCAACGAGTACTTGAAGGAGATCATCATGCAGGAGCAAAGCAGGAAGGAGGCGCAGAATGAAGAGCCGGTTGAAAGCCCGAAG TCTCCAACCAAGTGGTATATGAAGCTGGTTCCT GCCCGATACAGAAAGGAGCAACTTCTGCCTAAGGCTGTACCATGGATCCCCTCCGTGGACAACCTGCTGAAGGACAGCACTGACGGCAGCGGCCTGGCCGCCTTGCTGCATTTCTACTGCCCGGACCTGGTCAAGCTGGAGG ACATATGCCTGAAAGAGACCATGTCACTGGCAGACAGCTTGTACAacctgcagctcatccaggactTCTGCCGCAAGCACTTAAACCGCTGCTGCCACTTCAGCCTGGAAGACATGCTCTACGCATCTTCATCCATTAAG AATAACTACCTTGTCTTCATGGCCGAGCTCTTCTGGTGGTTTGAAGTAGTTAAGCCACCCTTTGTGCAGCCTCAGGTTTTGGTCACTGAAG CACCAGCTCCATCAATAAAAACCGTGCCATCCGTACCTATCTCGAAAGTGACAAAAAGAAGTTTCATGGAAAGACCTCCCAGTCCAGACAGGCCAAG CTTACCGCTGCGACCACAACCTCGAACCTTAAACTCAG GTGAGATCAAGCGATCAACCTCCATGTCGTTTGTTGACAGCTTTATTGGGACTTGGCCCAAGGAGAAAAG GTCAGCCTCTCAGGGAGTGTCCTTTGATATTCCATTTGATAAAGAGGACGCCGGTCAGACCCCTGCACCACCCAGCAGGGGAATGACCAGGTCTGTGAGCACAGAGGGCTTTGGATTCAAAGTACCTAACATGGCCAAGGGAATGAAACGAAACCTGTCCTTCCAGCCAGTCAATGGCCAAAGCGTAGGTATTGAGGAGGAAGGCTGTCCAGACAGCCTCGCCGAAGCTGATCGTGTGAACGGTGTGGCCGCACATAACATGGAAGAGGCCCTAGAGATCATCCACAACTCTGAGAAGAAACAGCAGAACCCTGTGGCCCAGGCACAGAGTGAGGGATTCTTCCTTCATCTGCAGACCAAAGGAGAACTGTCCGCCAAAACACAAATAGAAGAAGAAGAACTAGATTCTGTGTCAGAGACAAAAGAGGCCTGGAGCACATCTACTACAGAGGTGGACACTGGCATACACGTGAGAACAGAAGACATCCAGGAGACACTGGATGAGGACTCATCCCTGAGAGACTGCACAATCAGTATGGACTTGGACATGGACCAGGACTCTGAAACCAGAGTATGTCACAGCCAGAGCTCCACCAGTCCATGTCCCAGCAGCATCAGCACCAGGTCTCCCACAGCTTTCCCACCCACCCCTACATCTGGCATTAAGATGACCAGCTTTGCTGAGCAGAAGTTCCGAAAGCTCCATCCAAGTGTGGAGACAAAGGGCAGCAGTTCTCAGGGCACCACACCAGACAGCTCAGACTTCAACCTTCCTCATTCTGTCTCCTGGGCCCCCTCCCCAGAAACGAGGCCTGTTCATCAGCCTCCGAAGGATCCGGCCCAAGCCATGGCTGCCGAAATGGCACAGCTGCGCATGCGTCTGGAGGAGAAGCGTCGTGCCATCGAGGCACAAAAGAAGAAGGTTGAAGCTGCCTTCACGCGTCACAGGCAGAAGATGGGCCGCAGTGCCTTCCTCACGGTGGTCAGAAAGAAAAGCGACGGCGCTCCCCCTGCCCAGGAGGATGCCAAAGCCGCACCCGACACACCGCAGGCCACTAAGTCCCCAGGCAAGTCCCCCGTGAAGTCCCCTGGAGAGGAGGGCGCGTCGGAGGCAGACCTTTTGGAATACACGCGCTCCATCGAAAAGCTGAACGCCTCGCTGAGCTTCTTGCAGACGGAGATGCAGCGGCTAGCCCAGCAGCAGGAGTTCATCATGCAGATGCGTCAGCAGCAGACCTGGTCTGCGTCTCCGCACCATCCTTCCCCCCAGAAACAGGTGTGGGAGCTCAGAGGGAGCGGGGCTCGCTCCTCAGGCTCTCCCTCACCCGCCGACTCCCCACGTGCCGTCCATCGCTCCCCCACCAACCTCAAGAGGAAATCGGCCTCGTTCCACTCCAAGACTCCCCGCACACCCAGGCCCAGTGAGCTGAAGATCGCCCCGTTCAGCCGGGTCCTCACCGTTCCCCAGTCTGTAGACAGCATACCGCGCCTGCGTCGATTCTCCCCCTCTCAGCCCATCTCCAGCTCCTTCGCGTACCTGGGGAATGACACAAAACCTGCAGGCACCACGTCTGCGGAGAAGGACAGTGTGCAGGCTTCCGAGGTCTTGTGCACCGAGGGTGCCACCGATGTCACGTCACCAACCAAAAACCCATCGCCAGCCGACGCTGAAGTGGTGGCAGGGTCAGGAGCCAGGCAGGCAGAAGAATTAAAAGATGCACAGAACAAAGtggagggagacggagagaaaaAGGAGCGGAAAAAGACAGAAACAGAAATTAAGCCCACGGTGGAATCCAGTGTTTCTGAGGTGCTATCGCAAGCAGTAAAAGAAACAGTCATAGTCACGCCTACTGAGAAGCCAGTCGATTTAGTTGTTCAAAGCAACAGAAACCTAATTGAGGTGCCACTATCTGTCCTACAACCTCTTGATGGACCAGAGTTAGAAGAAAATGGGGAGAGACTGGGAGCAGGAGACAATCCAGAGGATGACCAGAAAATGTGCTGTGGATTCTTTTTTAAG GATGACATGAAGGGTGAGGACGGCATGGCCCTGAAGCGTCGGGCCCTGCTGGAGAAGAGGCTCCGCAGGGAACGGGAGAACCAGCAGAGGAAACAGCagctggaggcagagcaggagcaGAAGAAAGAGGACGCCAG GCTGAAGGCGGAGGAGGATCggcagaagaaggaggaggagaaggccaGGAAGGAGTTCATCAAGCAGGAGTACCTGCGGAGGAAGCAGTTGAAGCTCATGGAGGACATGGACGCGCTGGTGAAAGCTCGGCCTGCCGGGGCGAAGTCGAGGAAGCCTCGGCCCAAGTCTATACACAGGGACGTGCTGGAGCCGCCCAGGGGCCCGATCAAGGCTACGGCAG GTTCACGACCTCGTGTTTTTTCAGTGTCTAGTCTGTCTTTGGCATCCCTCAGCCTGGGAGAGAGTGACAGTGTGAGCTCAGAGAAAAGAACCCCAAG AAGCAATAGCTTAGCATCGGGCAGCCTTTCCTACTCCTTGAGCTCTCCTCGAgtaaggagaaagagaag GCCAGACTCAGCTGATGGTTTCCTGTCTCCCACTCGGTCTGGGAGCCACAATGGAGAGAAGGACTGGGAAAATGGGTCTACCACATCCTCTGTAACTTCAAACACAGAGTACACAG GTCCCAAATTGTACAAAGAGCCAAGTGCCAAATCAAATAAGCATATTATCCAGAATGCCCTGGCTTATTGCTGTTTGGCTGGGAAGGTCAATGAGGCACAGAAGAACAAGATCTTGGAG GAGATGGAGAAGTCAGAGGCCAACAACTTCCTGATTCTGTTCCGAGACTCGGGCTGCCAGTTCCGTGCTCTGTACACGTACTGCCCCGATACCGAGCAGATGAACAAGCTGGCGGGGATCGGGCCCAAAACCATCTCCTACAAGATGATCGACGGTCTTTACAAGTACAACTCGGACCGGAAGCTGTTCAGTCAAATCCCAGCCAAGACCATGTCAGCCAGCGTGGACGCCATAACCATCCACAGCCACCTATGGCAGACAAAGAAGCCAGGAACACCGAAGAAAGTAGCACCCCCCAAGTCCTAG
- the camsap2a gene encoding calmodulin-regulated spectrin-associated protein 2a isoform X8 — protein MGDLTESKNWKKTFIVPAIKSFEHYEFNRAKIRASLTWLVAKAFGTESVPGDLKDPFYTDQYEQEHLKPPVGALLLSAELYSRAGSLILKSDAAKPLLGHDAIIQALAQKGLYVTDQERLVTERDLCKRPIQMSAHLAMIDTLMMAYTVETVSVEKVVMCMKQYSMDYADGDVPYDTEDAVTSWMNKVNEYLKEIIMQEQSRKEAQNEEPVESPKARYRKEQLLPKAVPWIPSVDNLLKDSTDGSGLAALLHFYCPDLVKLEDICLKETMSLADSLYNLQLIQDFCRKHLNRCCHFSLEDMLYASSSIKNNYLVFMAELFWWFEVVKPPFVQPQVLVTEAPAPSIKTVPSVPISKVTKRSFMERPPSPDRPSLPLRPQPRTLNSGEIKRSTSMSFVDSFIGTWPKEKRSASQGVSFDIPFDKEDAGQTPAPPSRGMTRSVSTEGFGFKVPNMAKGMKRNLSFQPVNGQSVGIEEEGCPDSLAEADRVNGVAAHNMEEALEIIHNSEKKQQNPVAQAQSEGFFLHLQTKGELSAKTQIEEEELDSVSETKEAWSTSTTEVDTGIHVRTEDIQETLDEDSSLRDCTISMDLDMDQDSETRVCHSQSSTSPCPSSISTRSPTAFPPTPTSGIKMTSFAEQKFRKLHPSVETKGSSSQGTTPDSSDFNLPHSVSWAPSPETRPVHQPPKDPAQAMAAEMAQLRMRLEEKRRAIEAQKKKVEAAFTRHRQKMGRSAFLTVVRKKSDGAPPAQEDAKAAPDTPQATKSPGKSPVKSPGEEGASEADLLEYTRSIEKLNASLSFLQTEMQRLAQQQEFIMQMRQQQTWSASPHHPSPQKQVWELRGSGARSSGSPSPADSPRAVHRSPTNLKRKSASFHSKTPRTPRPSELKIAPFSRVLTVPQSVDSIPRLRRFSPSQPISSSFAYLGNDTKPAGTTSAEKDSVQASEVLCTEGATDVTSPTKNPSPADAEVVAGSGARQAEELKDAQNKVEGDGEKKERKKTETEIKPTVESSVSEVLSQAVKETVIVTPTEKPVDLVVQSNRNLIEVPLSVLQPLDGPELEENGERLGAGDNPEDDQKMCCGFFFKDDMKGEDGMALKRRALLEKRLRRERENQQRKQQLEAEQEQKKEDARLKAEEDRQKKEEEKARKEFIKQEYLRRKQLKLMEDMDALVKARPAGAKSRKPRPKSIHRDVLEPPRGPIKATAGSRPRVFSVSSLSLASLSLGESDSVSSEKRTPSRPDSADGFLSPTRSGSHNGEKDWENGSTTSSVTSNTEYTGPKLYKEPSAKSNKHIIQNALAYCCLAGKVNEAQKNKILEEMEKSEANNFLILFRDSGCQFRALYTYCPDTEQMNKLAGIGPKTISYKMIDGLYKYNSDRKLFSQIPAKTMSASVDAITIHSHLWQTKKPGTPKKVAPPKS, from the exons AGTGCCCACCTGGCCATGATTGACACACTGATGATGGCCTACACTGTGGAGACGGTGAGCGTGGAGAAGGTGGTGATGTGTATGAAGCAGTATTCTATGGACTACGCCGATGGAGACGTACCGTATGACACAGAGGATGCAGTCACAAGCTGGATGAATAAG GTCAACGAGTACTTGAAGGAGATCATCATGCAGGAGCAAAGCAGGAAGGAGGCGCAGAATGAAGAGCCGGTTGAAAGCCCGAAG GCCCGATACAGAAAGGAGCAACTTCTGCCTAAGGCTGTACCATGGATCCCCTCCGTGGACAACCTGCTGAAGGACAGCACTGACGGCAGCGGCCTGGCCGCCTTGCTGCATTTCTACTGCCCGGACCTGGTCAAGCTGGAGG ACATATGCCTGAAAGAGACCATGTCACTGGCAGACAGCTTGTACAacctgcagctcatccaggactTCTGCCGCAAGCACTTAAACCGCTGCTGCCACTTCAGCCTGGAAGACATGCTCTACGCATCTTCATCCATTAAG AATAACTACCTTGTCTTCATGGCCGAGCTCTTCTGGTGGTTTGAAGTAGTTAAGCCACCCTTTGTGCAGCCTCAGGTTTTGGTCACTGAAG CACCAGCTCCATCAATAAAAACCGTGCCATCCGTACCTATCTCGAAAGTGACAAAAAGAAGTTTCATGGAAAGACCTCCCAGTCCAGACAGGCCAAG CTTACCGCTGCGACCACAACCTCGAACCTTAAACTCAG GTGAGATCAAGCGATCAACCTCCATGTCGTTTGTTGACAGCTTTATTGGGACTTGGCCCAAGGAGAAAAG GTCAGCCTCTCAGGGAGTGTCCTTTGATATTCCATTTGATAAAGAGGACGCCGGTCAGACCCCTGCACCACCCAGCAGGGGAATGACCAGGTCTGTGAGCACAGAGGGCTTTGGATTCAAAGTACCTAACATGGCCAAGGGAATGAAACGAAACCTGTCCTTCCAGCCAGTCAATGGCCAAAGCGTAGGTATTGAGGAGGAAGGCTGTCCAGACAGCCTCGCCGAAGCTGATCGTGTGAACGGTGTGGCCGCACATAACATGGAAGAGGCCCTAGAGATCATCCACAACTCTGAGAAGAAACAGCAGAACCCTGTGGCCCAGGCACAGAGTGAGGGATTCTTCCTTCATCTGCAGACCAAAGGAGAACTGTCCGCCAAAACACAAATAGAAGAAGAAGAACTAGATTCTGTGTCAGAGACAAAAGAGGCCTGGAGCACATCTACTACAGAGGTGGACACTGGCATACACGTGAGAACAGAAGACATCCAGGAGACACTGGATGAGGACTCATCCCTGAGAGACTGCACAATCAGTATGGACTTGGACATGGACCAGGACTCTGAAACCAGAGTATGTCACAGCCAGAGCTCCACCAGTCCATGTCCCAGCAGCATCAGCACCAGGTCTCCCACAGCTTTCCCACCCACCCCTACATCTGGCATTAAGATGACCAGCTTTGCTGAGCAGAAGTTCCGAAAGCTCCATCCAAGTGTGGAGACAAAGGGCAGCAGTTCTCAGGGCACCACACCAGACAGCTCAGACTTCAACCTTCCTCATTCTGTCTCCTGGGCCCCCTCCCCAGAAACGAGGCCTGTTCATCAGCCTCCGAAGGATCCGGCCCAAGCCATGGCTGCCGAAATGGCACAGCTGCGCATGCGTCTGGAGGAGAAGCGTCGTGCCATCGAGGCACAAAAGAAGAAGGTTGAAGCTGCCTTCACGCGTCACAGGCAGAAGATGGGCCGCAGTGCCTTCCTCACGGTGGTCAGAAAGAAAAGCGACGGCGCTCCCCCTGCCCAGGAGGATGCCAAAGCCGCACCCGACACACCGCAGGCCACTAAGTCCCCAGGCAAGTCCCCCGTGAAGTCCCCTGGAGAGGAGGGCGCGTCGGAGGCAGACCTTTTGGAATACACGCGCTCCATCGAAAAGCTGAACGCCTCGCTGAGCTTCTTGCAGACGGAGATGCAGCGGCTAGCCCAGCAGCAGGAGTTCATCATGCAGATGCGTCAGCAGCAGACCTGGTCTGCGTCTCCGCACCATCCTTCCCCCCAGAAACAGGTGTGGGAGCTCAGAGGGAGCGGGGCTCGCTCCTCAGGCTCTCCCTCACCCGCCGACTCCCCACGTGCCGTCCATCGCTCCCCCACCAACCTCAAGAGGAAATCGGCCTCGTTCCACTCCAAGACTCCCCGCACACCCAGGCCCAGTGAGCTGAAGATCGCCCCGTTCAGCCGGGTCCTCACCGTTCCCCAGTCTGTAGACAGCATACCGCGCCTGCGTCGATTCTCCCCCTCTCAGCCCATCTCCAGCTCCTTCGCGTACCTGGGGAATGACACAAAACCTGCAGGCACCACGTCTGCGGAGAAGGACAGTGTGCAGGCTTCCGAGGTCTTGTGCACCGAGGGTGCCACCGATGTCACGTCACCAACCAAAAACCCATCGCCAGCCGACGCTGAAGTGGTGGCAGGGTCAGGAGCCAGGCAGGCAGAAGAATTAAAAGATGCACAGAACAAAGtggagggagacggagagaaaaAGGAGCGGAAAAAGACAGAAACAGAAATTAAGCCCACGGTGGAATCCAGTGTTTCTGAGGTGCTATCGCAAGCAGTAAAAGAAACAGTCATAGTCACGCCTACTGAGAAGCCAGTCGATTTAGTTGTTCAAAGCAACAGAAACCTAATTGAGGTGCCACTATCTGTCCTACAACCTCTTGATGGACCAGAGTTAGAAGAAAATGGGGAGAGACTGGGAGCAGGAGACAATCCAGAGGATGACCAGAAAATGTGCTGTGGATTCTTTTTTAAG GATGACATGAAGGGTGAGGACGGCATGGCCCTGAAGCGTCGGGCCCTGCTGGAGAAGAGGCTCCGCAGGGAACGGGAGAACCAGCAGAGGAAACAGCagctggaggcagagcaggagcaGAAGAAAGAGGACGCCAG GCTGAAGGCGGAGGAGGATCggcagaagaaggaggaggagaaggccaGGAAGGAGTTCATCAAGCAGGAGTACCTGCGGAGGAAGCAGTTGAAGCTCATGGAGGACATGGACGCGCTGGTGAAAGCTCGGCCTGCCGGGGCGAAGTCGAGGAAGCCTCGGCCCAAGTCTATACACAGGGACGTGCTGGAGCCGCCCAGGGGCCCGATCAAGGCTACGGCAG GTTCACGACCTCGTGTTTTTTCAGTGTCTAGTCTGTCTTTGGCATCCCTCAGCCTGGGAGAGAGTGACAGTGTGAGCTCAGAGAAAAGAACCCCAAG CAGGCCAGACTCAGCTGATGGTTTCCTGTCTCCCACTCGGTCTGGGAGCCACAATGGAGAGAAGGACTGGGAAAATGGGTCTACCACATCCTCTGTAACTTCAAACACAGAGTACACAG GTCCCAAATTGTACAAAGAGCCAAGTGCCAAATCAAATAAGCATATTATCCAGAATGCCCTGGCTTATTGCTGTTTGGCTGGGAAGGTCAATGAGGCACAGAAGAACAAGATCTTGGAG GAGATGGAGAAGTCAGAGGCCAACAACTTCCTGATTCTGTTCCGAGACTCGGGCTGCCAGTTCCGTGCTCTGTACACGTACTGCCCCGATACCGAGCAGATGAACAAGCTGGCGGGGATCGGGCCCAAAACCATCTCCTACAAGATGATCGACGGTCTTTACAAGTACAACTCGGACCGGAAGCTGTTCAGTCAAATCCCAGCCAAGACCATGTCAGCCAGCGTGGACGCCATAACCATCCACAGCCACCTATGGCAGACAAAGAAGCCAGGAACACCGAAGAAAGTAGCACCCCCCAAGTCCTAG